The nucleotide window TGGTGGGCCGAGCTATGTAGATCGCGTTTTCGCACTAGCTATAGACGAGTCTGGAAATTGCATTGTTGAAGGTAAATTTTATGAAACGATTCAATTTGGCCCAGAGGCTCCCTTGCTACAGAGTGCTCAAGATGAAGAAGGAAACCCCACCGAGGAACTCGTTGTGGCCAAACTTGATGGGGATGGAAATCACCTGTGGTCTAAAGCCTTTCCTTTAAACGGTGGCTATCAGAACAGAGCACTTGCCATCTACCGCAATGAGCTCGTGATCGCTGCCGGAGCGTTTGATAAGACAGTTAAGCTTTCTGAAAACATCGAACTAAAAAACAAAGGCGACAGTGACGTATTCATCATGGCGCTTGATTTGAACTCCGGAGAGCTTCAATGGGCCAACAGCTACGGTGGCGGCTATAGCGATGATGCAAACAGTATCGCTATAAACGACGATTCTGTATTCATGGCTGGCCGCCGATCTTTTTCACGCGCCTTCGTTGGAGCATGGAGCCTAAAAGATGGTGCTCAACAATGGATAAAACTAAGTCGTGGCGGACTTGCTAGCGCCACCGGCGTGGCCATCGGCCCAAGCGCCGACCTCTATGTCACTGGTACATTTCAAGCCCCCATTACTTTTGGCACAGGTATGCAGGTCGACAAAGACACAACTGGCATGTTTGTTTACCGATTGAGCCCTGACGGTCTGGGCCGCTGGATTTATAGCTTTGGCACCGGTAGTTCTTATGCGATCTCCGCCGATGAAGATGGCGCCATCACTGTCGTGGGGACTTTTAACGACCGCTATGATTTTGGAACCGGGTCAATCGGTAGTGAAAACGAAACCTACAATGTACACAGTCTTGTTCTTCGTATGAATGAGTAGATAGGCAACGCAGAACAACGTTTATTTAAATGGCATTGAGATCGGGGACATCTCTGAACAATATCGTGGGTGGTGGCATCGGTGCGGTGATGCTACCCGTATGCCGCTCGATTGTGAATGCTTAAGCTATTTCAAAGGGCAAATGCTTTTGATTCGATCGAGGTCTTTGTAGACCTCACGACCATGTGCGATGCGCAAGACAAGCACCATAATTGTGGTGTCGCTGATATCGTAAACGATGCGGTAGTCTCCCTTTCTTATCTTGTAGAAAGGATAACCCGTCAGACGTTCTCTCGGAGGTTCATTTGCAAGCTTGTCGATTTCCTCGCTCACTTTTTTTTGAACTGGTTTATCGAGCTTTCGATATTCCTTGGCTGCTGCGGGCGCAATCTCGATCGTGTATTGGGCCATCTAGCGCTTGTCGTCGGTCTCGGTTTTAAGTTCATCCCAGGAGATCGCCTTTTCTCCTTTAGCTTTCATTTCATCGAGGGCCTTTTGCGCGAGTTCTCCGTCGATGCGATCTTCAAGCGCTTCAAGCAAACGCATGTCCTGCTCGGAAATCAGATAAAGTGCTTCCTGCCCTCGTCGCGTGATGCGCGCACGAAGGCCTTGGTAGGCCACCCTGCTATATAAGGAAGTTGGGATGCGGGCTTCAGAGGCTTTGATACTATCACTCATATGTACAATATGACCTAATTGTACAAACCAGCCACGGAACAAAGATATTGGGCATATTTTCATAGCGTTAGGATGTGGAAGCATCCTGTTGAAATCGGGGGTAAAAATCGGGGCAAATTGGGGGACGGATACTCAGGATAGATCATAAGTCATAAAGGCAGTTGAAATTGGGAAGAAGAAGTGAGTTCAAGGAGACGCTGATAGCCTGCGCCGAGGGTCTGCCATCCCGGTGGTCCATTTCGCGGTAAATGTCCGCCAAGCGAGGCAATGAGCAGCGAAGCGTGCTCGATGGATAGGTGCGGCGGAAGGTTGTTCTTTTTGAAGCGCCTGCGCAAACATTGAACGAGCTCTGGATTGATGAACAAAGAAGCTTTGCGTTTCGCATGTCGCCTGACACCCTTGCCCGTGGCGTTGATCAGTTCAGGTTGGGCGATAAGCGCTGCAAGGACTTGGTAACTCGGGACGCGCAAAGCGGTGTCGAGTGCACGTTTAATTTTCGGTATTCACGTCTTTGTAAGTCAGATGAAGGTCGCCTCGCGTGCGCGTCGTCATATTCTCAGCTGCCAATATCAGCCGATGCACACGGCCCACCTTGCCCTCTTCACACTCGACCTGAAGGCGGCATCCTCTACTATAAGGAAGCAGAGGCTAGAGCCGGGATGACAGACTTGGCATGAAAATGCTCAAAACAAGACATGTTTGGCAATGACGCGGGTTTGAGGGCACTAAGCATGCACGCATGCGGCGAGCCGATTCCTCTTTCATCTGTTCCGGCCGGCTTCTTTTTAGCTGTTTAGGCAACTGCTCACAGAGGCGGTCGATAAGAAAAAAGATCCAGGCTCTCGACGTCTTCCATGACGGAAACAAAGGAAAAATCGCCATGAAAAATCTTGTAATATTTATCACTCTCGGTGCGCTATTGCTTTCAAGCTGCACATTTCTCGAAGACGCTGGCGGGAGAAGCGACCCTCTCGATCCCTATGCCAAGCAAACGGTCAGTTTTAGCGCAGGTTCAAGCTTTGATTTTTTGATTTCGAACCTTCCTCTTTCAACGACGGTCGAGATCGAACCCGTTGATATTGTGGTTCATGGACGTTGCACTGCAGGTACCAACAGCGGCAAAATATGTCTTGATGAAGTTCCCTATTTGTTGGTCGAGCAGGATGATCCGGATCGCACCAAAGTAGGTGTTTTCTTTTTGAACAGCCTGACGATTGAGGCTTCCGGTGAGCTTGACGTAGTTGGCGATTATCCGGCTATGTTTGTTGTTCTGGGCGATGTTCAAATCTCCGGACTCATTACTGCAATTCCAGACAGGTTTTCTCAGGTAAATGGTCGAGCCGGTGGAGCTAGTGCTTTGCGTGAGAACTATGCAGATGGTCGCGGGCTAGGAAAAGGCCTAAGCGCTGAACGCTCTAGTGCAATGGGCGCTGGCGGAGCCGCGTTCTGTGGAAAGGGTGGTCATGGCGGCAACGAAACGTCGGATGCGCTCAACGGTGGACTTCCTTACGGAAACCCATCCATTTCTCCTTTGCTTGCTGGCTCGACCGGCGGCAATGGGCAGTATGACTATGCCGGTGCTGGCGGAGGGGCAATTCAAATCGTTTCGGGTACCCGCATCGATGTATTGCGCCAAGGCGTAATCAATGTTTCCGGTGCGGGAGGGCAGTGGGGAGCAAGTGGCGGTGGAAGCGGCGGAGCCCTTTTGCTTGAAGCGCCACACATCTCCATGCAAGGAACACTTGCCGCAAATGGCGGTGGCGGTGCGGCAGGCAGTATGGATGGGGATGGCGAAGCTGGTTATCCATCGGATAGGATTGCTCTTGGTGGTGCGAAAAAAAGTCCCGGTGGATCAGGCGGCGCTGCTGCTTCGGCTGATGGCGAGGACGGCGGCTACGATTCAGGATCCGGAGGCGGCGGACTCGACCATCTCGGCGGAGGCGGTGGAGGTGGCGCAGGCTGGATTCGCTTGAATACCGTTGATGGTCTTGCTGAAGTTACCGGTTTGGTCTCTCCGTATATCACCACCGGATGCACAACGCTTGGTGTGCTTTTGCCCTTACCAAAAACCGATTGATAGTTAAGCAACGCTTGAGCGATATAAAAGTCGCTCAAGCTTTGCTTTGATCTTTGAGTATTCCAGCAATGTGATCTTCAGAATCCGTCCCTCGATTCCACAGTTTTTCACAGGTGCTGGGCGTTTTGGGTCTGTTGTGCGTCGGTTGGGTGGTGAAAGGGCGTTATTTCCCGATAATTCGACGCTGATTTTTCTCTTCGCTATGCTTTGGCGGTGTCAGTGGACTCCAATTCAGTGCGCAACCATCTGCTCGAAGCACTCTATGCCGACCTCGTTGGTCCGGCAGCAGGCGCCTCAGCGCATCGCGACTCGCGCGAGCTGCTCTCAATCAAACCTTCAAGTTGGTATCTGACCGGCTTTATCGTCCCGGAAGCGGGCCGTGAGATGGTTGATGCTGATCCGGAAAGTGATGAAAGCAGCATGGGCATGGGTGACGATATTGTTGCCGAGGAAGCTGGTGCCGAGGAGCAAGAGCCCAAGCAAAAGAAATTCTTTCCAGCATCCGTCGGCATTTCCGTGTTGCTGCCTTCTGAAACGCAGTGTGCGCATGTCGATGTTGAGATTTCGTTTGCACAATACACACCAGAGCAACGCAAGGAAGCGGGCCAAAAAGGCAAAGGTAAAACTTTTTGGCGCCGTGTGCCGCAACCCCCAGTGACGGTTCAAGTAAAACTCGATGCGGACAAGATTGCCGCAGGCATTCCCGTGCCAAACACCTCTTCGGTACGGCTCGAAGGGCGCTTGGTTAGCATCACTGATGCACCAGCGCTTGGTCTGCCTCAAGGAAGCCGTGCACTCTCGCTCTTTTTGGTCAATCGCAAAGCCATTCGCGGCGAAACTCAAGCCGATCGTGATGAAGCGACGCTCTTTCAGATTCAGATGGCCTTGAAATGTGAAGCTGGTTTTATCCCGCGCCCAGATTTGCGTGGCCAGACTTCTTCTGAAGATCTCGATGCGCGCATGCTTGAGCTTCAGTACCGGGATCAATCCGAGTTCGCTGTGGGTCATAACATTGCAATCAAACCCG belongs to Myxococcales bacterium and includes:
- a CDS encoding type II toxin-antitoxin system RelE/ParE family toxin produces the protein MAQYTIEIAPAAAKEYRKLDKPVQKKVSEEIDKLANEPPRERLTGYPFYKIRKGDYRIVYDISDTTIMVLVLRIAHGREVYKDLDRIKSICPLK